In Paenibacillus thermoaerophilus, a single genomic region encodes these proteins:
- a CDS encoding ribose-phosphate diphosphokinase: MQGHNVKIFSGSSNPKLAQAICKELGQPLGKIKLSRFKSGEVYCLYEETIRNCDVFLVQTFSHPINEHLVELLVMIDAAKRASARTINLIVPYYGYSRQERKSAPREPISAKMLADVLTTVGASRIMTLDLHAPAIQGFFNIPVDHLTALDLISDYIQSLNVENPVVVSPDAGRATTAENLANILNAPFAIMIKKRPEHNQSVITHVIGEVEGRTPIIIEDLIDTGTTIVNVVESLKERGAKDALICATHPVFSGPALQRLDHPSIREVVITDSIAIPEEASNRFRVLSVAKLFADAIRIIEEGGSLSTLFKYGGV, from the coding sequence ATGCAAGGCCACAACGTGAAGATTTTCTCCGGGTCTTCGAACCCGAAGCTCGCGCAAGCGATCTGTAAGGAGCTTGGTCAGCCGTTGGGCAAAATCAAGCTGTCGCGCTTCAAAAGCGGCGAAGTATACTGTCTGTACGAAGAAACGATCCGGAACTGCGACGTATTCCTCGTTCAGACATTCTCGCATCCGATCAACGAGCATTTAGTCGAACTGCTGGTCATGATCGATGCGGCGAAACGCGCATCCGCGCGTACGATCAACCTGATCGTGCCGTACTACGGATATTCCCGCCAAGAGCGCAAATCAGCGCCTCGCGAGCCGATATCGGCGAAGATGCTCGCGGACGTGCTGACTACAGTCGGAGCGAGCCGGATTATGACGTTGGATTTGCATGCGCCAGCCATCCAAGGTTTCTTTAATATTCCGGTTGACCATCTCACCGCGCTGGACCTGATCAGCGACTACATCCAATCGCTGAACGTGGAAAATCCGGTTGTCGTATCGCCGGATGCGGGCCGCGCGACAACCGCGGAAAATTTGGCCAATATCCTGAACGCGCCGTTTGCGATTATGATCAAGAAGCGTCCCGAGCACAACCAATCGGTGATTACGCATGTCATCGGCGAGGTCGAAGGCCGGACCCCGATCATTATCGAGGACTTGATCGATACGGGCACAACCATCGTGAATGTCGTCGAAAGTCTGAAAGAACGCGGAGCGAAAGACGCCCTGATCTGCGCGACCCACCCTGTGTTCTCCGGTCCGGCGCTGCAGCGTCTGGATCATCCGAGCATCCGGGAGGTCGTCATTACCGACTCGATTGCGATTCCGGAAGAGGCTTCCAACCGGTTCCGGGTGCTGTCGGTGGCCAAGCTGTTTGCCGACGCCATCCGCATCATCGAAGAAGGCGGAAGCCTTAGCACATTGTTTAAATACGGCGGCGTCTGA